One genomic window of Hyperolius riggenbachi isolate aHypRig1 chromosome 7, aHypRig1.pri, whole genome shotgun sequence includes the following:
- the LOC137525450 gene encoding uncharacterized protein gives MEYTIESLVSLVHDNPFIYDKRLPGYKDKALIKRTWHSIAEEFTPDWEDLSSSKKKLEVKFYMNKWRSVRDTYKKELTKLRKLEKSGSAAPAPPTYKNFELLSFLRTIYEPRRTEDSFSTSTNVEADSDSTCASANSNSDAGDNVSEVPSTHTSGSAHSSLTTVRPRPRPATRPKRVRPAVVDEEENVHLAQMNKTYQEILEHFKSNRERQRSPEENVAYKITDSMVPYLMDIDPRYYADVHGEFIDAAKKYLAKTRQDRDGNQGNKQGSNLEGSSFRVPNQGTYQECWPSDKSMPVHRSEPQHSWIQQGQAYSSMPPSQMHSMGRPHRETSSTSRTGADVGEMYHRNPTQIPETRSYHNLDRPSAPCASQTTEFSMTRFMFDYDATE, from the exons GGCACAGCATAGCAGAGGAATTCACTCCGGATTGGGAGGACTTGTCATCGTCAAAGAAAAAGTTGGAAG TAAAATTCTATATGAATAAGTGGAGATCCGTAAGGGACACTTACAAAAAAGAATTGACGAAACTAAGGAAATTGGAGAAAAGTGGGAGTGctgctccagctccacccacctaCAAGAACTTTGAATTGTTGTCCTTTCTGCGTACCATATATGAACCACGAAG aacAGAGGATAGTTTTTCCACTTCAACTAATGTGGAGGCCGACAGCGACAGTACTTGTGCTTCTGCCAACAGCAACTCAGATGCTGGGGACAATGTTTCAGAGGTGCCATCCACTCATACAAGTGGGAGTGCTCACTCCTCACTTACCACAGTGAGACCGCGGCCTAGACCAGCAACTCGACCAAAAAGAGTTAGGCCTGCCGTAGTGGACGAGGAGGAGAATGTACATTTGGCACAAATGAACAAAACTTACCAAGAAATTTTGGAACACTTCAAATCAAACCGTGAGCGACAAAGGTCACCCGAGGAGAATGTGGCCTACAAAATCACAGACTCAATGGTGCCTTACCTAATGGACATTGACCCACGTTACTATGCCGATGTACATGGGGAATTCATTGATGCAGCTAAAAAATATCTAGCAAAAACACGGCAAGACCGTGATGGCAACCAGGGTAATAAGCAGGGGTCCAACTTAGAGGGTAGTAGTTTTCGAGTTCCCAATCAGGGTACATACCAAGAGTGCTGGCCGTCTGATAAGTCGATGCCAGTTCATAGGTCAGAGCCGCAACACTCATGGATACAGCAAGGGCAAGCGTACAGTAGCATGCCTCCCTCACAGATGCATTCAATGGGGCGGCCACACAGAGAAACATCATCTACCTCTCGGACGGGAGCAGATGTGGGCGAAATGTATCATAGGAACCCCACTCAAATTCCCGAAACACGTTCATATCATAATTTAGATAGGCCTTCAGCACCCTGTGCTTCACAAACCACAGAATTCTCGATGACGAGATTCATGTTTGATTATGATGCTACGGAGTAA